TACCTTATGTGCGCCAACATTTCCCATCTATTGTCTTTATGCCAAACCTTTTTAGGTAATatagataaaaactgaatttgcaACACTTCTCCCAAATAATTAACACTAATTATTGCTTGAGTAATTCACGAAGTAAGGGTGTAGTTGCTAAAAATCTATTGCTTTATTATAGTCAATGATCAATTATCTCTTACAAGTTTTCAATCTCACATACATAGATAAAAAAAGCAAGAATATTTTGGCATCTGTAGCAATAACACATCCAAAACTTGTACTATCAGACAGTCTCTATACCTTTAGTcagcatataaatatatataattatataagcATTCAGTGATCATGGTAATCCAAACCCACAAATATTAGGATTTCAAATACATCAACTGAGACTGACTGTGAGAACatgaatggcaaaaaaaaacaaacaaagcataCAAATGACTGTTAGACCAATCTAACCCTGTCTTAAGTGCCATTTTGCATagttttttactcttatttcaGTTGAGCTTCATGTGTATTTCTTACAATAATAATGTTTCATGTTTCTACATTTTGAGTATAAACTAAAATAACCTCccatgaaaacatttctaactCTGTATCAAATCTAAATATAAGCTGAGCATCTTGGACTTCTTTTTCCATAGTAAACAGTCAGTTTCACATGTATTGAGTATTTCTTCAGTAATGACAAGTAAATGGAGAAATGAAGAGATACAGAAACTATGTGTCTCTTCAGAAATGATGTAACTCAACCAGGTCTTTAGATCCTCGCTGTTTATCTCATCATCCAAGTCAAAAAAAAGCTCTAAATTAATCCATTAGGGCTTAATTATTTAAGTCTTCTCACTCCTCTCAGGTACATGTTTCTTGATAAGCCCTGATAATGCTCTCATAAGCTGGAGGAGGGGTCTGCGTCACACCCAAACCCCTCAGACCATTGTTCCCCCAAAATGACTCTGGTCTTGAGTGGTTGACAGCTGGCTCTGCAGCGATTTGCGCCGATCCAGGTGAGGTGTTCAGAGGTGGAGTACGAGGCAGCGTGGTCTGACTTCCCTCCTCAGCCTCCCTCGCAATCTGACTGCACTGAATAAGGGGATGGAAGGTGGAGGCCCTGAAGCTGGATTTATGCCCCACTGCATCCAGGTGATCTGGGGAGGAAGTCGGACGATGGAAGCTGAAGGCGGCGCTTATTAAGCTGTTGTTGCTGCGACGTTCGTAGCTGCTGCTGCGGTTGAACCCTGGGCGGCTGCGAGGGGAGTTCTGGGAGCGGCGGGGTGGACGGCGGGTGATGCTGGCAGAGCCTGCCTTGCGTCGGGACATCCAGGTTAGAATCAAGTAAACCGTGGCACCCAACAGTAGGCCCACAGCAATGGATACACAGAACGCTATAATTAAAGgagctgtgaaaagaaaatttaaaaaacccttatttttttttgtacttcataaaGACCAGAAAAGTTGAAAGGaaattttgtttataataatctaaattattattcaatGTGTGTTTGCATCCACTCCGCTTTACTACAATACAACTCaacaaaatccagtgcaacatGTTGTCTTCAGAAATCACATCATTAGTGAAAGAAGTCCACCTGTAATCTCTGCATtaatcagctgttctgtgaaggcatTAGAGGTTTATTAGCGAACGTAAGTGAAAGTTGTGGAGAACCTTAAAGCACAAGCTTTGGCATAACTGCAAACATAGCCAGACATGACAGCCTACTGAGCTAAATGAATGAGAAAGGAGAGCATTTattagaaaaacagcaaaaaggtcTATGGTAACAAAGTGTTAGCTTAGAGAAACTAAATAATctcactgtacattatatatcTTAATACTTCACAATTTTGTACCACTTTGTGGTGGTCTACTAAATTGCTATAAAATGCATTGGTATTTCAtgttgtaatgtgataaaatctaaaaactttaAGCAGCCTCAATTATCCGTCTAAAATCCTAGCTCCTTTAAAACAGTACCTTTTAAGATGACTTGCTAAACagtaaaacttttctgttttatgtttagtaGAATTACTGTCTTTCTTCTCTCATTTTGCACAGAGGAAAGCTGACAAGTTAAACACTATCTATAGATTGTATTTgagaaaaatacaacttttaaaacattaacatttaaatttaaaaccttttaaactgTGACTATAATGAACATAATATTCTTTGAAAgcaaaatgattaattttgtagATTGTTATTCACATGGAACCCTGGCAAACATATTGTACCCATTTTAGCAGTGATTAAAGCCTCAgatactcaagtaaaaaaaaaaagcgccaACCAAGGAGACCACATCAAATGAAGCGATGGAAGGGGAaggaaaagtaaagaacaaaaaaaaacaaaaaaaactcaccagCATCAAAGGACTTCAGTATGTCCAGAAtgacatttgtgttgttttcagccatgacaagaaaagaaaaggatccGCCGTGCAGTCAGTCTTATAAACTCCTGTTCCCCCACTTCTCCCCTGCAACCTCTTTGTCAGTGTTTCCCCTCTTCTGATGGGTTTTCCTGTCTCTTTCAGCCTGGTcccttttcctgttttcctactttctctctctctgctgcttcacTCACTTTCTCTGAGACTCTTTCCGAGAGAGGCTgtactcagacacacaggaccGACGGCGAACCCTGGCAGTCATCTTGTTTATGGAAGCGGAAAACTACACTGTcacatttcctgcttttctgcTTGAAATTAGCAACAGGAGTGGCTTATCTAAGCAGGACAGAGATCCTGGAGGTGGGGAGACAGGGTGTTTCTGTAATCACTTCCTCTCCCATCACTTCCTTAAGGTTGAttaacggaaaaaaaaaaaagttatcacAACATAATCAAgggatattaaatatttttattcaatatttctGCCTCCTACGAAAGGGACTTAGAAGTGCTCTTTTTTTGAGGTGAGGAGATTTCTGTTTCTTGAATTTTAGTGGTGCACATTTGAAACTTCTGTGGTGCATTCCTAATGGCCTGTCAGCATTTGGATATCTGCAGAAATTCCAGCATTTTTGTTGGTAAGCTCAGTCTTTCCGCAGCGTCTGCCAGGGCAGCGGCGTCTGGATTGAAGGGTCATGTGCTCCAGTAAAAACATTAGTTGTTTGACAAGCAACAAAAATACTGCACATACTTTGTTTACAGGAATATTCTTTTCAATTTAGTGTTGGTTTATTTAACAAGCCATGCCTTCTCAGATCCCCTCATACTGGGCCTATTCTTTCTATAAAGCAAATCAATGCACAATTAGAATAAGTGAGCCCATTTGCTCTGTCATCGTCTTCTAAAACAACTtctaaagtttattggtcttctGATTTTTAGCCTCTACATCAGTCGAATTATGCTTAACATACACATTGTATGAAAATGCAGAGATTGAATTTCTTCTAGAAGCTAAAAAGCCTAAATCTACTTTATTTCCTCTGAGAGAAAAATGGCCATTGCTTGAACTTCCTTGAATTGTTGGCTCAGCTGTGAAACCTGTTCAAAATAACCAGCAACCACAACACTGGGTGAATTGATATGCATGGTTATTGTTTTGTTCAGTAGAGAAAGTGAAGGTTTCTGTTCCGTTTATAATCAAAGACATTCTTTAAGCTCTATGGCTTGTTGAGACTTGCTTTTACAGTAATTAGCAGTTTTTCAACCTATGCCAAAGGATGTAttgcatttttgtcttttatgttataaaacaacatcaagAATCTTCAAcctacagttgaaaccagatatttacatgttttgtgtaaaagGACACATTGTTTGAGTTTGAGTTTGAGTTTCTGATGAAATTATTTATGATtgctaaatgttaaaacaataaGCAAGTCATTGTTTAGAGTAACTAAACCCAAAAATCAACTTATTTTTGCGAATAAACGATATAATCAATGTGCTGCCtttaaattgtgacatttttgtgaaaacttgttttaattccAATATTTTTCCTAAAGCCATCTTAGTGCTGCCCTCTATGGGTTGAATGGTGGCTACTGCAGTTGAATTTTTCTATTGGTTATAATGGTTCAGCTTGATTGATGTTGATGTCAGAGCCCCGCATTCGGATATAAAACCATCTCACTCAGACACAAACCCCCTGTGGCAAgttaaaagtcagaattgtgAGAAATGGCATTTTTCAGCTATCCACAAATGTGATTCAGCTGCAGTGTAGAAATTCATCAGGAAGCAACAAAAACCATGTTCTTCCTAGAAGCACTGTTGGATTTTAGTGTGATTCTACATAAAGTCCATATTTCCAGACATTATTTGTGCAttgaaaataaccaaaaataatctttgaccctaatattattatttaggtTTATTAGTAATGATTTTCTCATAAACATTGGTGAAACACTGCTTATTTGTGCTAGAGATTACAAATAcggatatttttatttaatcaaaactgtattttgagTAATATCTGTATTTTATAGTTACCCCTAGTGTTTCCTTTGACACACAGTTCTTCAAGGATAAACTGGATTTGCTGAGCAGCATTTCCTTCGTGCTTCTGTGTTGATTTTGACATGCAGGTTAGCAGCAAACTTTCTAATGAGGTTTCAGAAAAGTGCTGACTGAGAATTAAAGAGATTACCACTCTGGCCGTCTTGGTCCCAGCTCTCTGCTTGTGCAGTGATTAGATAAGAAAACGGATCTTAAAAGGGCTTGGGTTTTTTTGCAACTGCTGGAATATTTTGTATTGACCCATGAGCTTTGTCTCTGCTCTCTTCTGTTGCATTCTCTGCTCACTCTCGTGCTGAATGTGTTTGCTCCTGAGGGACTCTGAGCCGTGGAGGTCACCCCAAGCCTCGCTCCGTGAAAATGCAGGAATCAGCagtctgctgctgttgctgctgcagttgCTGCTGCACAGTGCTCTGCCAGTCTTGCAACACAAACTGCAGATTCTGACATATGTACATGTATTGTGATAAAGAGCTGACATGGGTAATTTGGATCggtggttaaaaataaatcacactcCCCAGGCACAGACAGACAGGTCTGTTCATTAGATGGACACATTCAGTCATTTATTATTAGTCAGTGGAGAAAGTATggatcttatttattttattttattctgaatttcatttttcacGGTCCCAGTACTTAGAAACTTAGACATAGACatagtttcagaaaaacattcttATTAAGCTTCCTGGgggttgcaaaataaaaagaatctgGTAACTCAAGTATTCTTCTCTGAGCTGCCTAGTGATTCCCTTCGTTATACCCACCTCATTAGCCTGCTGCAAGTCATCTGCCAGAGCTGCAGGATCTCCAGTTAATGCTAATTTAATAGTTGTTGTGTTTCATGTGGTTTCTTCCTTTATTGAATGACACCGTTGGCCAGAGCTCTGCAGCAGCGCTTTCAGGTCCTTTAAGAAGTCTCAGGAGAGGATGATGAAAGGTCTAGTCTAATGGGATTACACATGGCGATAAGTGCTCAGAGCCTGGTGGTTCATCACACCTCTCTCCTGCATTTCAAAGACAGGCATTGATCTGTTGTGGTGACACAGGACATCTAGGAAAATATACTCTGAGAGATctttattaacaaaaatgtgtttttgtctttgttgataatgtatttattatttattctgacAGCTCTggataacacatttttaaaaaggcatttGCTTTGTCCGTTGGTCTACCTCTATTGAGCCTGAATGTATATATTgtggattagaaaaaaaaggtcaaacttGTTCACTTAATTGTTTATTAAAGTAGCTTTTTGTATAGTCATTAATGTTGATTCAAATCAATGTACAGATTTTAATAACTGAAGTAACCCCAAATATATCCCTGTAGATTGGattctattatttttagtgaTCGGTCAAAATCCTGGAGCAGTTAGTTTacctgcataaataaaaatatgttcttgccttgtaatttagaaaaagaatATCTCAAGCCATTTgtttaagtatatttttaaataacacagaGGTAGTAACTTGCTGTGTGTATTTATGAGTTAACCAAAATGTCCAAATGACTAAAAGCTGAATTTATGTTGCATGATTAAGACAGAAATTATGCAGTCAcattatttgctttaattaatGCAAAGCAAATCCTCACctcatgttgtttttaataaaatgaaggtAGTCAATAGGACAGATTCACTTTCTATCTGCTTCCTTTGTTATatcttaaataaattttgttgtaGCTCCAAATTAAATCTGCCGTAAATGttacttttcatatttaaatcagtaattaaaaaaaaaatcttggtcCTCTGAGGCCCACTGTCCTTCATGTCTTCCTGCTTCAGTTCACCTGATTCAGGTGGTTATATTGCCTCCACATCCTGTCATAactgctgcagaagcctgttaattgATTCTGTTGAGCATGGTTGAGAACTACTGATCTGAGCCGGGGctcatttctctgctttttgaCCAGTGGTAAATAAGCACTGATGAAATCATGCAATCAAAACGGTCCTGCTCACTGATTTGACTGTGAATATTTTCAGTCTAGAGGCAGGCCTCTGATGTTTGCACCACTGTCTTCAGAACTGTATTGAGAAgcatttctgaatgttttctcatATATTTCTCTATTTTCCGGAAGATGGTTTTTGTTGGATGCGCCTTTAGTTCCAACAAAGataattatttctgttgtaATTACCTATTCTATTGACAGAATGCAGCAAGTGCGTTATGTGGACACCAGGTGGCAGTGTGCCTTCAAACCAACAAGCACGTCTTGTCTGCAGAAGTATCAGACTCAGGCAAGGGAGGGAGGCTTTAAGATGTGTactacacacacatacatgctgGCATAAACATGCAGCATGAACTTACATCATCGCTGTCAGGGGAGGAGCTTTGCTGAGTGTGAGGATTGCAGACTCCTACTGTAACAGGGATGACTTGTGCTGGAGGAACACAGTCAAATCCGGACATGATTCAGTTTTGGTACTCAGCATTTAGTGTTAAGACACTGAAGTACTGCAACACAATCTGCTGCTTGGTCAGAGCATGAGAGTCCTGCAAAGGTGACACTCAGCAGTTGGGACGAGACTTTGCTGACCTCAGAACAGCACCATGGCATCATCCAGGCACTACAGTCACTCTGCTCGAGATATTGCCAATGTGATGCAGAGGCTGCAAGGTAGGGGCAAAATGCTTACTCATTCACAGGCTCCCAGGTTGGTTTGCAGCATTTTTAGAGGTGACCTCATGGTGGAcatgctaaaaatatattttttacacctTATTCTTGTTGCTTGTGACCATAAATAACTTCTCTGAATAATGCTGTTATTTATGATTGCTTAGTAATACAGCTTGGACTTTTCATATCTAATGATGAAAAGTCTATCATTGGAAAGCTGCATTTTCCCAaaaattttttagttttcataagttattttttggaaacattCTGATGGGTCTGGATTGAGATTTTCAGTGGGGATGTAAGTGACGTTACATATTGTTTTGCAAAAGAAGCATATTAGAAAAGCTGACATTACCGTTGCATGACTTTTATTAACTGTTTATGCTGGTGTGTTGCTGCTGCGTATTTGTGCTTATTTGCACACACGTAACAGCATGCATGTGGTTGttaatgtttctctgtgtggAGAGACAAGACAGCAGACAATAGGACAGCTAATCCCTAGAGGAGCTGACGGGATGAAGTTTATTCCTCTCACTTAACTCGAGAGCAGTGATACGACCTTCcctaacacatttttaaaaatattacaaaccCATCTTCATGTTGTATTTAACTCACTTTCCTCTTATGTACATATAGGGTAAACCTTCCATGTATCCGGCTTTTCACTATAATATATCACAGGCTTTGAGTGAAACAGTGCATCTCCGACTGGTCAAGACCACGCATCTCCTGTTGACAGAGTGAGATTGATGACTTTCGCAATCTAGCAGGAAAGTCAGGTGACAGTAGAGCTGAGATGCAATATGGCTGCTCCCTGTGCAGCTTCTGAGGTGGCAGTTTCTGTGAAAGcagagagaagcagcagcatcagcagccaCGTGGCTCCTCTGCATCACTGTGTGCAGGTGTGGATGCACGCTTTGAATCCCAATCGTGCACCTACCGAGCTAAATTTAGAAGTCTCACTTTGAGCTCTTCCCTCACTGCACAATGCACACAAACAATTAGGTGATATACGCTTGCATACACAGTTCACCttagaaaaacctgaaaattacTGTTTGCAGAAGTTGAAGTGTGTTTCATTCATACTAAAGTTTATTGTTACCAGTGATGTTTTTACAAACTGACAGTGTAATTGAAGAGAAAAGGGAGTTTTCCCATTTCTTATTCATGCAATGGTTTAATTTGGCAATATTTTGGTTGTGAAAGATATTATCTGAGCATTGcctttttaagattatttttggcaatcttctgtttttctacacccttagcagaaaaacaaaagctaaacaTCTTCAACTTCATGCATGACTGTGGAGGTTTTGCTCTTCCAGTCATTCTCAGCCTTTCTCCTCCCCTAAACCACCACAGCACATTCTCTCCAGCGTTCTCTGAATCATTTATATGTTCACTGCAAACTCAAGATGCTTTCTCTTCCTTCACCTTTCTGATGACCACCCCCAGCCAAAAAGTCAATATATTATTTTGAGCTTCAGACAGTGAGGGACTAATGCATATTTTAACTTCTCGAAAACCTTGTTGCCAATGATATTCTTGCTAATCCATCTTATCCCAGGTATCTGTCTACCATAACCAGTTCTCTGGTTAGGTCAGCCTTGCTGTTGATGATGAAGTTGTTGAAGAACAAATTGATTTTGTGCACAGGTGTATTTACCACATTACAAGTTAAGGTCAAGAATATCTGTTATTGATTGGATGATTGATTTTAGTTTCATATGGGCACAGTCTGTTGGTAGTGGGACCAATACCTATTTCACTGGATGATATGAATATACATTTggacttttatttgaaagaaccTAAAGAATTTGAATCACACTACATAAATTCATAAGAggacataaaatataatttgatgAGAGAAACAGTTTCACTGCAAATAaaccaattattattattattattattattattattattattattattattattattattattattattattattattattattattattattattattattatttggttgACTGATTTCTATCTGTCTCTTAGAGCATAGGAtctgaatgtttcattttatcatcAAATCATAAATCTTAATGttctaacatttctttttatcaacTAAGCATAAACCTGTTTTGCTATAGTCTTGGGTAATCTGAGCAAtggttgtttaattttttacaacCATTTATATGACTATTTATGATCCCCATGCTGAAAAAatgcaatgcttttttaaaaatattatctgTTTTATGGAACTGTTTCCCAATAATCCACATTCTTCCAATCACAGCCAGATATGATGGCATTCCCACTTCAACATTAATTTGGAAGTTGTTAGTAACTGCTGAGTGCAACATTGAAACAATCAAAAGTTATTGCCCCAGTTTTGGAGGCtatgtttttcctctgtttaaCCGTCTCTTTTGGTCCACCTCTCTGTGAAGGAACACCAATTAGCGACACCATATGGTGGTAAAACAGAGGCTGCTTTGAACACCTCCCAGCCTGAACTCCTCCATATGCTGTGgaatttgtgtatttgttgtcTCTCATTAATGAGAAAAGTAATgcagtgtgtttcttttttaa
The Gambusia affinis linkage group LG22, SWU_Gaff_1.0, whole genome shotgun sequence DNA segment above includes these coding regions:
- the myct1a gene encoding myc target protein 1 homolog, whose protein sequence is MAENNTNVILDILKSFDAAPLIIAFCVSIAVGLLLGATVYLILTWMSRRKAGSASITRRPPRRSQNSPRSRPGFNRSSSYERRSNNSLISAAFSFHRPTSSPDHLDAVGHKSSFRASTFHPLIQCSQIAREAEEGSQTTLPRTPPLNTSPGSAQIAAEPAVNHSRPESFWGNNGLRGLGVTQTPPPAYESIIRAYQETCT